From Fusarium musae strain F31 chromosome 8, whole genome shotgun sequence:
GCTGGCGACCTGGCTGGAAGACTGGCCGATAGAGGATGAGGTAGTGACAGCAGCGGAACTAGACTCGACTTCAGAGCTggtggcagcagcagagctGGACTCCTCAGCAGATGAAGAGGTGGAAATTCCAGCAGGGTTGCCAGTCAATTGCTCAGAAGTGGAAGAAGCGGCTTGGCTAGATGTCTCATCGGCAGCTGATGAGGTAGTGGACTCAGCAACAGATGTGCTAGAGGCAGCCTGGCTGGTAGACTCATCGACAGTAGAAGACAAGGTGGAAGCGGCAGCAGAGCTAGTCTCATCATCAGCGATAGATGTGGAGGAAGCAGCTTGGCTAGTGCTCTCGACAGCAGAGCTGGTGGAGGCAACCTGAGTAGAAGACTCCTCATCAGCAAATGTGCTACTAGCGGCCTGGCTAGTGGTCTCTTCAGCGACGGAAGTGGTAGAGGCAGCAGCGACAGAAGTGCTGGAAGCAGCCTGGCTGGTGGACTCGTCATCGGCAGCAGAGGTAGAAGCACCGGCAGCGGAAGTGGTAGTCTCCTCATCGACATCGGTAGTGGAAGCAGCAGCTGAGGTGGTGGTCTCGTCGTCAGCCTCGGAGGTAGTACCGGCAGCGGCAGAGGAGGTAGtagctccagcagcagcagatgtTGAGGTGGTCACCTCGTCGGCCCCGGTAGTAGTGGTgccagcagcggcagcggaAGAAGACTGACCAGCAGAAGTAGAGGAGACGGCAGTGGTAGTCTCGTCGTCAGACTCATCTGAAGTCACAGCAGTGCTTGAAGAAGCGGCAACGCTGGAAGACTGACTGGCAGGAGTGCTGGTGGtggactcatcatcatcggaaGTGGAGGTTGTGACACCGCCAGTGGCCTGGCTGGATGCACCACTGGATgaggcagcagcagaagatgaGACAATagcggaagaagacgagacaCCAACGGAGGATGagacagcagcagaagatgaGACAATagcggaagaagacgagacaCCAACGGAGGATGagacagcagcagaagagctGGTGGAAGGTGCAGCTGAGCTTGTGCTGGTTGAAGCTTTGCTTGTAGAAGCGGGAGCACTGGTGGAGGTTGAAGCCTTGCTAGAGGAAGCAGGGGCACTAGACGTAGAGGCCTtggagctggtgctggaggaagatgagctaGATGAAGCCTTGGAGGTTGTTGTCGTAGCCTTAGAGGTTGTTGTCGCAGCCTTGGAAGTTGTAGTAGGCTTGGAGGTTGTGGTGGGAGGCTTTGAGGTTGTGGTGGCAGGCTTTGAGGTAGTAGCAGGCTTGGAGGTGGTAGCGGGCTTGCTAGTGGTAGCGGGCTTAGAAGTGGTAGCGGGCTTAGAAGTGGTAGCGGGCTTGGAGGTAGTAGCAGGCTTGGAGGTGGTAGCGGGCTTGGAGGTGGTAGCAGGCTTGGAAGTGGTAGCAGGCTTGGAAGTAGTAGCAGGCTTGGAAGTAGTAGCAGGCTTGGAGGTAGTAGCAGGCTTAGAAGTGGTAGCAGGCTTAGAGGTAGTAGCAGGCTTGCTAGTGGTAGCAGGCTTGGAAGTAGTAGCAGGCTTGCTGGTGGTcgttggcttcttggaagtGGTGACGGGCTTGGAGGTAGTAGCAGGCTTGCTAGTGGTcgttggcttcttggaagtGGTGACGGGCTTGGAGGTAGTAGCAGGCTTGCTAGTG
This genomic window contains:
- a CDS encoding hypothetical protein (EggNog:ENOG41), producing MHFIKAIVWGISLAAVNAAALPADGSGVTTCEYSGGDRACEAHCIEKGKTFVSCAPECTCSGRLGNPLRRLVKRKTTSSAKPTTVKVQATTSKKPTTTSKPATTSKKPTTTSKPVTTSKPVTTSKPVTTSKKPTTTSKPATTSKPVTTSKKPTTTSKPATTSKPVTTSKKPTTTSKPATTSKPVTTSKKPTTTSKPATTSKPATTSKPATTSKPATTSKPATTSKPATTSKPATTSKPATTSKPATTSKPATTSKPATTSKPATTSKPATTSKPATTSKPATTSKPATTSKPATTTSKPPTTTSKPTTTSKAATTTSKATTTTSKASSSSSSSSTSSKASTSSAPASSSKASTSTSAPASTSKASTSTSSAAPSTSSSAAVSSSVGVSSSSAIVSSSAAVSSSVGVSSSSAIVSSSAAASSSGASSQATGGVTTSTSDDDESTTSTPASQSSSVAASSSTAVTSDESDDETTTAVSSTSAGQSSSAAAAGTTTTGADEVTTSTSAAAGATTSSAAAGTTSEADDETTTSAAASTTDVDEETTTSAAGASTSAADDESTSQAASSTSVAAASTTSVAEETTSQAASSTFADEESSTQVASTSSAVESTSQAASSTSIADDETSSAAASTLSSTVDESTSQAASSTSVAESTTSSAADETSSQAASSTSEQLTGNPAGISTSSSAEESSSAAATSSEVESSSAAVTTSSSIGQSSSQVASTSSAADETTSSAAASTSSDAETSSSAAGVSSTSAAETSSSVVESSSSAAASTSADLTSSSAAAETSSSAAETSSSAAESTSAAASTSAAETSSSAAASSSSADETSSSATETSSSAAATSSSAAASSSSAAETSSSAAVSSTSDAVSSSSDAETSSSAAETSSSSAAVSSSSAAETSSSAAETSSSAAASSTSTAEATSTSASETSSSATDTSSSSAAASSSSAAETSSSTAASSTSTAEATSTSASETSSSASETSSSAADTSSSSSASETSSSATDTSSSSSASETSSSATDTSSSSSASETSSSATDTSSTSETSSQPTTFTTSTRTESESSTSDASTTTTA